A single genomic interval of Saccharothrix saharensis harbors:
- a CDS encoding ArsR/SmtB family transcription factor, whose protein sequence is MALRFAVSPLWETIAGLRVLAAPGLSPVHQRWIAWAEERLLPLGADPSPLHDLATRPVVPEFLIPTPGVRSERVEVEIDAIAKATPERITAAVDDPRLRSAPAAAITAMQERLRAVHDAIILPVWSRLEGVLQGDVERRGRRLVEAGGPTVLAELHAEVSYRAPHLTVADRTVDIGERDLVLVPSAFTWPHAYLRDSPVRLALCYPAHGFGSLWERSDAPTNDALARLVGHTRARLLCELERPSTVTELATRLGVTVGAVSQHLGVLRAAGLAVSRREGREVVSLRTGLGLALVQGEVP, encoded by the coding sequence ATGGCCCTCCGCTTCGCCGTGTCACCCCTCTGGGAGACGATCGCCGGCCTGCGCGTGCTGGCCGCGCCCGGCCTCTCCCCGGTGCACCAGCGCTGGATCGCCTGGGCCGAGGAACGCCTGCTGCCCCTCGGCGCGGACCCCTCGCCCCTGCACGACCTCGCCACGAGGCCGGTCGTGCCGGAGTTCCTCATCCCGACCCCGGGCGTGCGGTCCGAACGCGTCGAGGTCGAGATCGACGCGATCGCCAAGGCCACCCCCGAGCGGATCACCGCGGCCGTGGACGACCCCCGGCTCCGGTCCGCCCCGGCGGCGGCCATCACCGCCATGCAGGAACGGCTGCGCGCCGTGCACGACGCGATCATCCTGCCGGTCTGGTCCCGGCTGGAGGGCGTGCTCCAGGGCGACGTGGAGCGGCGCGGCCGGCGGCTGGTCGAGGCGGGCGGGCCGACCGTGCTGGCCGAGCTGCACGCCGAGGTGTCGTACCGCGCGCCGCACCTGACCGTGGCCGACCGCACGGTCGACATCGGCGAGCGCGACCTGGTCCTGGTGCCCTCGGCGTTCACCTGGCCGCACGCCTACCTCCGCGACAGCCCGGTCCGCCTGGCGCTGTGCTACCCGGCGCACGGCTTCGGCTCGCTGTGGGAGCGCTCGGACGCGCCCACGAACGACGCCCTGGCCCGCCTGGTCGGGCACACCCGCGCCCGGCTGCTGTGCGAGCTGGAACGCCCCAGCACCGTCACCGAGCTGGCGACCAGGCTGGGCGTCACGGTCGGCGCGGTGTCGCAGCACCTGGGCGTGCTGCGGGCGGCGGGTCTCGCGGTCAGCCGCCGCGAGGGGCGCGAGGTCGTGTCGCTGCGCACCGGGCTCGGACTGGCCCTGGTCCAGGGCGAAGTACCCTGA